A region of Chloroflexota bacterium DNA encodes the following proteins:
- a CDS encoding methyltransferase domain-containing protein: protein MYQQVQKQFGRAAEAYSQSAAFAEGEDLDWLVEQAGPGQHARALDVGTGAGHAAFALSRAAGQIIGFDITPQMVLTACRNAYERGIAHFAASVGNAEHLPFPDESFSLVVCRYTGHHFQQPARVVQEVSRVLTAGGRFLVVDNTSPDDSIADRWINAVEVLRDPSHVREWSQGEWRGFFHAAGLNFAVTHTWLKMLEFDDWVARQQTPPEAVEELRARFAAAPPALRETFAIAPPQFGLLTRFMVGRKQ, encoded by the coding sequence ATGTATCAGCAAGTTCAGAAACAGTTCGGCCGCGCGGCAGAAGCGTATAGCCAAAGCGCGGCCTTCGCGGAGGGCGAGGACCTGGACTGGCTCGTGGAGCAGGCCGGCCCCGGCCAACATGCCCGCGCACTGGATGTCGGCACCGGCGCGGGCCACGCCGCCTTTGCTCTGTCCCGCGCAGCGGGACAGATCATCGGCTTTGACATCACGCCCCAGATGGTCTTGACCGCCTGCCGCAACGCCTACGAGCGCGGCATTGCTCATTTTGCAGCCAGCGTCGGCAATGCTGAGCACCTGCCGTTTCCCGATGAGAGCTTTTCCCTCGTCGTTTGCCGTTACACCGGGCACCACTTCCAACAGCCCGCCCGCGTGGTGCAGGAAGTGTCGCGTGTCCTGACCGCTGGAGGCCGCTTCTTGGTGGTGGACAATACGTCACCAGACGATTCCATCGCGGACCGCTGGATTAATGCTGTGGAGGTGCTGCGCGACCCTTCGCACGTGCGCGAGTGGAGCCAAGGTGAGTGGCGGGGTTTCTTTCACGCTGCGGGCCTCAACTTTGCGGTGACGCACACCTGGCTGAAGATGCTGGAATTTGACGATTGGGTTGCCCGCCAGCAAACACCGCCGGAGGCTGTTGAAGAGTTGCGTGCGCGCTTCGCCGCTGCGCCGCCGGCACTACGCGAGACATTCGCAATCGCGCCGCCCCAATTCGGCTTGCTCACCCGCTTCATGGTAGGCCGAAAACAATGA
- a CDS encoding acetamidase/formamidase family protein: MRRFTRTPYYDGPHDPERDELRGTLRLGETVVIETVGGHDQDLKIKGELKPGAVMEVGTPRYSRPGGPFYIEGIEPGDWVSIEILDMECGPYGFYRNGGPNWGSVRLIAPVRDGLVHFPPDFVVPERPMVGVVMLESVDPYEIDHGGNMDFNSTRPGSTVHIRAQKAGGLLTLADAHARMSDGELTGTGVEIDTTVTIRVDRSPGFSTSSPVVETTNIVESAEEYLTAGQGRTWTDAVRAAWADMVGLIADRYDTTTEHANLIVGTIGDARPGYSAGDMNHRGRPTESAYVTCQIAVTKELRRTGKPFRA, translated from the coding sequence ATGCGGCGCTTCACCCGTACACCCTACTACGACGGACCCCACGATCCTGAGCGTGATGAGCTTAGAGGCACCCTGCGATTGGGTGAGACGGTGGTCATCGAAACGGTCGGCGGCCACGACCAGGACCTGAAGATCAAGGGCGAACTCAAGCCCGGCGCCGTCATGGAAGTCGGCACGCCGCGCTACTCGCGGCCGGGCGGGCCGTTCTACATCGAGGGCATCGAACCCGGTGACTGGGTATCTATCGAAATTCTGGATATGGAGTGCGGCCCCTACGGCTTCTACCGCAACGGCGGCCCAAATTGGGGCAGCGTGCGCCTCATCGCTCCGGTGCGCGACGGTCTCGTACATTTTCCACCGGACTTTGTGGTGCCGGAGCGCCCCATGGTCGGCGTGGTCATGTTGGAATCCGTGGACCCGTATGAGATCGACCACGGCGGCAACATGGACTTCAACTCAACGCGCCCCGGCAGCACCGTGCACATTCGCGCGCAGAAAGCCGGCGGCCTATTGACCCTCGCCGACGCCCACGCGCGCATGTCCGACGGCGAACTCACCGGCACCGGTGTAGAGATCGACACGACGGTGACGATACGAGTCGACCGCTCGCCGGGATTCTCGACGTCCAGCCCCGTGGTGGAGACGACCAACATCGTAGAGAGTGCGGAAGAGTACCTCACCGCCGGTCAGGGCCGGACGTGGACGGATGCCGTGCGCGCGGCGTGGGCGGACATGGTGGGTCTCATCGCCGACCGCTACGATACGACCACCGAACACGCGAACCTCATCGTCGGCACCATCGGCGACGCCCGTCCCGGTTACTCCGCCGGCGATATGAATCACCGCGGCCGGCCCACCGAGAGCGCCTACGTTACCTGCCAGATCGCGGTGACGAAAGAGCTCCGCCGCACCGGCAAGCCGTTCAGGGCGTAG
- a CDS encoding c-type cytochrome, producing MRWGLRVPLALVALVLSLILISACGGGEKAAWSWDEDPTPETVASTDSSTNKKDDACEPMPDCIEVTVDLSKGRAEDGMELFETKGCVACHQVEEGGPGGTIGPLLAGIGDPAARPQLAAGDEGAAGIPNTPENIWRWVQFPQKIKPGTEMAPQPLDEQEAADLVAYLQTLK from the coding sequence ATGCGGTGGGGTTTGCGCGTTCCCTTGGCGCTCGTCGCGCTTGTGCTTTCGTTGATACTTATCAGCGCATGTGGTGGCGGAGAGAAAGCAGCCTGGAGTTGGGATGAAGACCCAACGCCCGAGACAGTCGCCTCCACAGATTCCTCTACCAACAAGAAAGATGATGCATGCGAACCGATGCCGGATTGTATCGAGGTTACCGTGGACCTCAGTAAGGGCAGGGCCGAGGACGGGATGGAGTTATTCGAGACAAAGGGATGCGTCGCCTGTCATCAGGTTGAAGAAGGCGGCCCCGGCGGCACAATTGGCCCCTTACTTGCCGGCATCGGCGATCCCGCGGCGCGCCCGCAACTGGCGGCGGGTGATGAAGGTGCGGCAGGCATTCCCAACACGCCGGAGAACATCTGGCGCTGGGTGCAGTTCCCGCAAAAGATCAAGCCGGGAACGGAAATGGCGCCGCAACCCCTTGATGAGCAAGAGGCCGCTGACCTGGTGGCGTATCTGCAGACGCTGAAGTAG
- a CDS encoding GMC family oxidoreductase N-terminal domain-containing protein — MTRRYDHIIVGAGSAGAVLAARLTEDPHRSVLLLEAGADFPSEARVPHPLKYVYGVDTSLWETEHIWKFRARATDEAEIDVPRGKVTGGSSAVNDAQFLRAMPEDFERWASWGNSEWEFAKVLPYLKKLEADADFQSELHGADGPMYFHRFQPGEWGPQQHAFYEACRDAGFPDCPDHNLPHATGVGPLAFNIAGRTRVSTAFAYLNPARVRPGLTIRPRCLVHRIIFQGNRAVGVRAISGNETFDVYGDEVILCAGAIGSPHILALSGIGPAAQSRQFGIPVVHDLPGVGRNLRDHPDVPMAWRTRAGFRLFTSQVATGMVTLRYTASGSPYTNDLVIYMGNYAAERPMRGADHLIPIGIGVSQCLYLALSQGELRLQSDDPRQQPYLDFNLLDDSFDRSRLCESIRTCAGLFQHAAFADMVAERVAPANNVLDDDAALDAWMKREVVTAHHVSSTCKMGPATDPLAVADQYGKVHGVAGLRICDASIMPDTVRANLNHTVIAIAEKMADFIKER, encoded by the coding sequence ATGACTAGAAGATACGATCACATAATCGTTGGCGCGGGTTCGGCCGGCGCGGTCTTGGCGGCCCGCCTGACCGAAGACCCCCACCGGTCGGTGCTGCTGCTCGAGGCCGGGGCGGACTTTCCCTCGGAGGCGCGGGTGCCGCACCCGCTAAAGTACGTCTACGGCGTTGACACAAGCCTCTGGGAGACCGAACACATATGGAAGTTTCGTGCCCGGGCGACGGATGAAGCCGAGATAGATGTACCGCGCGGCAAGGTCACCGGCGGTTCCAGCGCCGTCAACGACGCGCAGTTCTTGCGGGCGATGCCGGAAGACTTCGAGCGGTGGGCGTCGTGGGGGAATTCCGAATGGGAGTTCGCGAAAGTCTTACCCTATCTAAAGAAACTGGAAGCAGACGCGGACTTTCAAAGCGAGCTTCACGGCGCGGACGGTCCCATGTACTTCCACCGGTTTCAGCCCGGCGAATGGGGACCCCAGCAGCACGCGTTCTATGAGGCCTGCCGTGACGCCGGGTTTCCCGACTGTCCCGACCACAATTTGCCCCATGCCACAGGCGTAGGACCGCTGGCGTTCAACATTGCGGGCCGCACGCGCGTGAGCACGGCCTTCGCCTACCTCAATCCTGCCCGCGTTCGTCCAGGGCTGACTATTCGACCCCGCTGCCTCGTCCACCGCATCATCTTTCAGGGCAACCGCGCAGTAGGCGTGCGCGCTATCAGCGGGAACGAAACGTTCGACGTCTATGGCGACGAGGTCATTCTCTGCGCCGGGGCGATCGGCTCGCCCCACATCCTGGCGCTATCGGGAATCGGACCGGCGGCGCAGTCGCGGCAGTTTGGCATACCCGTCGTGCACGACCTTCCCGGCGTCGGCCGCAATCTTCGCGACCACCCGGACGTGCCCATGGCCTGGCGTACGCGAGCAGGATTTCGCCTGTTTACCTCTCAGGTGGCGACGGGCATGGTCACGCTGCGCTATACGGCCTCCGGCTCCCCCTACACGAATGACCTGGTAATCTACATGGGCAACTACGCGGCGGAACGGCCCATGCGGGGTGCGGACCATCTGATTCCGATAGGAATCGGCGTGAGCCAGTGCCTCTATTTGGCCCTGAGCCAGGGCGAACTCCGCCTCCAATCCGATGACCCGCGGCAGCAGCCGTATCTCGACTTCAACCTGCTGGACGACTCGTTCGATCGCTCGCGGCTGTGCGAGAGCATCCGGACCTGCGCCGGGTTGTTCCAACATGCAGCCTTCGCAGACATGGTGGCTGAACGGGTCGCGCCCGCGAACAATGTCCTTGACGATGACGCTGCCCTGGACGCCTGGATGAAACGCGAGGTGGTCACGGCCCATCACGTCTCAAGTACCTGCAAAATGGGGCCCGCCACCGATCCACTGGCCGTGGCGGACCAATACGGCAAGGTGCACGGCGTCGCGGGCCTCCGCATCTGCGACGCATCCATCATGCCCGACACCGTGCGGGCGAACCTCAACCACACGGTTATCGCGATTGCGGAAAAAATGGCAGACTTTATCAAGGAACGCTGA
- the ispE gene encoding 4-(cytidine 5'-diphospho)-2-C-methyl-D-erythritol kinase: MPAREIGITVVVKCFAKINLTLEILGKRADGFHEVRSVMQTVGLADRLEVAAADELSFTCSDPVLAKPENLVYRAARLLQTEFSVRAGAALRLEKRIPVAAGLGGGSSDAAGAIIALNRLWNLQLSLTEMQALAAGLGSDVPFFLTGGTALATGRGERITPLPPLPPHWVVLVPLPITLSTASVYDSVNPFDYTAGVATADIVAAAQHGALSSQTRWHNALERPARALAPALAAAQAALLDAGAPHAHVSGSGPTVFTVCRDEAAARRLADRLRAQGCTAAIVPFVQSGWTWGGAVA, from the coding sequence GTGCCTGCACGAGAGATCGGGATCACCGTGGTTGTTAAATGCTTCGCCAAGATCAACCTGACCCTGGAGATACTGGGGAAACGCGCCGACGGCTTCCATGAGGTCCGCTCGGTTATGCAGACCGTCGGGCTGGCCGACCGGCTGGAGGTCGCGGCGGCAGACGAACTATCCTTCACATGTTCAGACCCCGTGCTGGCAAAGCCGGAAAATCTCGTGTATCGCGCCGCGCGGCTGCTACAGACAGAATTCTCCGTGCGGGCGGGCGCCGCGCTCCGTCTGGAGAAACGCATACCGGTCGCGGCCGGCTTGGGCGGCGGCAGCAGCGATGCGGCGGGAGCTATCATTGCCCTTAACCGGCTGTGGAATCTTCAACTATCCCTAACGGAGATGCAGGCACTGGCTGCCGGATTAGGATCGGACGTGCCGTTCTTTCTCACCGGCGGCACGGCGCTTGCCACCGGTCGCGGTGAACGCATCACACCACTGCCGCCACTGCCGCCGCACTGGGTGGTGCTCGTACCCCTGCCAATCACGCTCAGCACGGCGTCTGTATACGATTCCGTAAATCCGTTCGATTACACCGCAGGTGTCGCGACCGCAGATATCGTCGCCGCTGCCCAACACGGCGCGCTCTCATCGCAGACCCGCTGGCACAACGCGCTTGAGCGCCCCGCCCGCGCGCTCGCGCCCGCCCTCGCGGCAGCACAGGCTGCACTGCTTGACGCTGGCGCGCCACACGCCCACGTCTCCGGCAGCGGCCCGACGGTGTTCACAGTCTGCCGAGACGAAGCTGCGGCCCGCAGGCTTGCCGACCGCCTCCGGGCGCAGGGGTGCACCGCGGCAATCGTCCCCTTCGTGCAGTCCGGCTGGACGTGGGGCGGCGCAGTCGCGTAA
- a CDS encoding purine/pyrimidine permease, with product MAAVNVNDNVRYEPDENPPPLVTIGSGIQAAILILAPVVLTVVIVSRIAGQSEGFMTWAIFAALLVSGSTTVLQAVRVGRFGSGHVLMMGTSGAFIAVCVAALKFGGPETMASLIVISSLFQFLLAARLSWLRRIFTPIVTGTVIMLIAATVMPIIFDSLNDVPEGSPQAAAPVAALVTMVIVTAMVVRSPPAWRLWSPIIAIAAGCLVSIPFGIFDFQPLIDAPWIGIPFDGWPGFNVAPGVEFWALLPAFIVVTLVGAIETIGDGVAIQRVSRRNPRATDFRVVQGALNADGVGNLLSGLLATVPNTTYSSSISLAEVTGVAARRIGVVIGVIFVALAFFPKVAALLIAIPAPVAAAYITVLVVLLFVQGMRIVINDGMDHRKAMVVGLSFWIGAGFQSGWIFADLLGEGFLGVLLSNGMTAGAIVAIIVMVFIELTRPRRRRLQVALESDALPKIEQFLLAFAGKRAWNDAATERLTSAGEETLAILLQESGKDEAADTARNLTINARMEGSSAELEFVTSLEGENVEDYLAHLNEMPPVPDEREVSFRLLWHYASSVRHQKYHGLDIITVQVEGSS from the coding sequence ATGGCTGCAGTAAACGTCAATGACAACGTCCGCTACGAACCCGATGAGAATCCTCCCCCGTTAGTAACTATAGGCTCCGGCATTCAGGCGGCAATACTGATCCTGGCGCCGGTGGTCTTGACCGTCGTCATTGTGTCGCGGATTGCCGGGCAGTCCGAAGGCTTCATGACGTGGGCCATATTTGCGGCGTTGCTCGTCAGCGGCTCCACAACCGTTCTTCAGGCTGTGCGGGTCGGGCGGTTTGGGTCCGGGCACGTGCTGATGATGGGTACGTCGGGGGCGTTCATTGCGGTCTGTGTGGCGGCGCTCAAGTTCGGCGGCCCGGAGACGATGGCAAGTCTGATTGTCATTTCGTCGCTCTTCCAGTTTCTGCTGGCGGCGCGCCTCTCATGGTTGCGCCGCATCTTCACGCCCATAGTCACCGGCACCGTGATCATGCTGATCGCGGCCACGGTGATGCCGATCATCTTTGATTCACTAAATGACGTCCCGGAAGGGTCGCCGCAAGCGGCGGCTCCTGTAGCGGCGCTGGTGACGATGGTCATTGTAACGGCCATGGTGGTGCGGTCGCCGCCGGCGTGGCGGCTATGGTCGCCCATTATCGCCATTGCCGCGGGGTGCCTCGTGTCGATTCCCTTCGGCATCTTCGACTTCCAACCTCTGATCGACGCGCCGTGGATCGGCATACCCTTTGACGGCTGGCCCGGCTTTAACGTCGCGCCCGGCGTCGAGTTCTGGGCGCTCTTGCCCGCCTTCATCGTGGTTACCCTGGTTGGCGCAATCGAGACTATTGGCGACGGTGTGGCGATCCAGCGGGTCTCCCGCCGCAATCCACGCGCGACGGACTTCCGTGTGGTGCAGGGCGCTTTGAATGCCGACGGCGTGGGCAATCTGCTTTCCGGTCTACTCGCGACGGTGCCTAATACCACCTACTCATCCAGCATCTCCCTCGCCGAGGTTACCGGCGTGGCCGCGCGGCGTATTGGTGTTGTGATCGGTGTCATCTTTGTTGCCTTGGCCTTTTTCCCTAAAGTTGCCGCCTTACTCATTGCTATTCCCGCGCCTGTGGCGGCTGCCTACATTACCGTGCTCGTTGTGCTGCTCTTCGTCCAGGGCATGCGCATCGTCATCAATGACGGTATGGACCACCGCAAAGCGATGGTTGTCGGCTTATCGTTTTGGATTGGCGCGGGCTTCCAGAGTGGATGGATTTTCGCCGACCTGTTGGGAGAAGGATTCTTAGGCGTGCTGCTGAGCAACGGCATGACCGCCGGCGCCATCGTGGCGATCATTGTGATGGTCTTCATCGAACTCACGCGCCCGCGGCGTCGACGCTTGCAAGTTGCTCTAGAGAGTGACGCGCTGCCCAAGATCGAGCAGTTCCTGCTGGCGTTTGCGGGAAAGCGCGCCTGGAACGATGCTGCGACGGAACGGCTGACCTCGGCGGGTGAAGAGACGCTCGCAATCCTGTTGCAGGAAAGTGGCAAGGACGAGGCCGCTGATACCGCGCGAAACTTGACCATTAACGCGCGCATGGAAGGCAGTTCGGCAGAGTTGGAATTCGTGACGTCGCTGGAAGGTGAGAACGTGGAAGACTATCTGGCGCACTTGAACGAAATGCCGCCTGTTCCCGATGAGCGCGAGGTGTCGTTCCGCTTGCTGTGGCACTATGCCTCTTCCGTGCGGCACCAGAAGTACCACGGCCTCGACATCATCACGGTGCAGGTGGAGGGCTCAAGCTAA
- a CDS encoding cytochrome c, with amino-acid sequence MRRLVQIAAGLSLVTLLLAALTGCLPWDSQEQSPAQTIANGGSRASAKPLPTVPPGILDKGSASQGQALFASKGCTACHKIGGEGGSAGPALDGIGDRTKRPTLAGNLKNTPGNLWLWITDPRAVKRDTLMASQPLTAQEAADLVAYLETLK; translated from the coding sequence ATGCGCAGGCTTGTCCAAATCGCTGCGGGCCTATCTCTCGTCACTCTGTTGCTTGCTGCACTTACCGGCTGTCTTCCTTGGGATTCTCAGGAGCAGTCGCCTGCTCAAACCATCGCGAATGGCGGTTCCCGCGCTTCCGCCAAGCCGCTGCCGACCGTTCCGCCGGGAATTCTGGACAAAGGCAGCGCATCACAGGGCCAAGCGCTCTTCGCAAGCAAGGGGTGTACTGCTTGCCACAAGATCGGCGGTGAAGGCGGCAGCGCCGGTCCCGCCTTGGACGGCATCGGCGACAGGACGAAGCGGCCAACGCTGGCAGGCAATCTTAAAAATACGCCGGGGAACTTGTGGCTCTGGATTACGGATCCGCGAGCAGTCAAGCGTGATACCCTCATGGCGTCGCAGCCGCTCACCGCCCAAGAAGCCGCCGACCTCGTAGCATACCTGGAGACTTTGAAATAG
- a CDS encoding sulfatase produces the protein MNVIWIVADTFRRDHIGAYGNPRIHTPSLDALAARSVRFDSHYAAGFPTMPTRADHHTGRWTMSFMGWEPLPAGVNTIAEMLAGHGYHTAASVDTPYYLRDGMNYDRGFQSFFMHRGQDTMWSLIPQPGYHNEALDVREAWRHEADRNAPRTFMTAMQWLEQHYKEDFFLYIDTWDPHEPWDAPAYYTELYWPGYDGELVLPLYGNWHDAPGYDEGQVRKGHATYCGEVTMVDTWLGFLLRFVENMGLTDTTAIIFTTDHGFCFGEHGGLFGKMSGDKRPDGSLRPYGEPGSMWTHSPLYEELVHLPLLVSVPGIAPGPYTGLSSAIDVMPTVLELLGVEIPASVQGRSLAPQMRDTALPGREYVVSSIPFANPGDPVHSVDSLLRTLSAYPVTTITAGEWSLLYSPAAGLSELYNLNSDPHQHSNLIGSHRNEAKELHRFLVEFMGETNVPDRLLQPRLELRV, from the coding sequence ATGAATGTCATCTGGATTGTTGCCGACACCTTCCGCAGAGACCACATCGGCGCCTACGGCAATCCCAGGATTCACACGCCTTCCCTCGATGCATTGGCCGCCAGGTCAGTCAGGTTCGACAGCCACTATGCCGCCGGCTTTCCCACTATGCCCACGCGGGCAGACCACCATACGGGACGCTGGACGATGTCCTTCATGGGGTGGGAACCCCTGCCTGCAGGCGTGAACACCATCGCGGAGATGCTGGCGGGGCACGGGTATCATACGGCGGCATCGGTGGACACGCCGTACTACCTGCGGGACGGCATGAACTACGACCGGGGCTTTCAGTCCTTTTTCATGCATAGGGGCCAAGATACAATGTGGTCCCTCATACCCCAGCCCGGCTACCACAATGAGGCTCTTGACGTCCGTGAGGCCTGGCGTCACGAAGCGGACCGGAATGCCCCACGCACGTTCATGACCGCTATGCAGTGGCTGGAACAGCACTATAAAGAGGACTTCTTCCTTTACATCGACACCTGGGACCCGCATGAACCGTGGGATGCGCCGGCTTACTATACGGAGCTCTATTGGCCCGGCTACGACGGCGAACTGGTGCTGCCACTGTATGGAAACTGGCATGACGCGCCGGGCTACGATGAAGGGCAGGTCCGCAAAGGTCACGCCACCTATTGTGGTGAAGTCACCATGGTCGACACGTGGCTGGGCTTCTTGTTGCGGTTCGTCGAGAATATGGGCCTGACAGACACAACCGCCATAATCTTCACGACAGACCATGGCTTCTGCTTTGGGGAGCATGGCGGCCTGTTCGGCAAGATGAGTGGTGACAAGCGCCCGGACGGGAGCCTGCGGCCTTACGGCGAGCCGGGATCAATGTGGACTCACTCCCCTCTCTATGAGGAGCTTGTCCACTTGCCGCTCCTGGTTTCCGTCCCGGGTATAGCGCCGGGCCCATACACCGGCCTCAGTTCCGCCATTGACGTCATGCCGACCGTCCTTGAACTGCTGGGCGTGGAGATTCCGGCCTCCGTACAAGGCAGGTCCCTGGCTCCCCAAATGCGAGATACCGCGCTACCGGGACGAGAGTACGTCGTCAGCAGCATTCCCTTTGCCAACCCCGGGGACCCAGTCCACTCAGTGGACAGCCTCCTCCGCACGCTTTCCGCTTATCCCGTAACCACCATCACGGCAGGGGAGTGGAGCTTGCTCTATAGCCCGGCAGCCGGACTATCGGAACTTTACAACCTGAACTCCGATCCACATCAGCATTCAAACCTTATCGGCTCGCACCGGAACGAAGCCAAAGAACTCCATCGTTTTCTGGTTGAGTTTATGGGCGAGACCAACGTGCCGGATCGCTTACTGCAGCCGCGGCTGGAACTGCGTGTCTAG